From Pelotomaculum schinkii, one genomic window encodes:
- a CDS encoding IS3 family transposase (programmed frameshift), which translates to MKKRNQYSAEFKAKVVLEVLREEATVNEIASKYGIHPVMVNRWKQEFVDRASEVFKKGPSEAEKALEKEQQHVAELERKVGQLTYEVDWLKKKNLTKSSTVNDRKAFVELSHKNITVKRQAELLGLNRSSAYRKPPVRTISDEELLIMRLIDKIHTDEPTWGYRTITAILRREHKLVINKKRVRRIMRDMGIYTLYPKPNLSKRYHAQYIRPYLLRNLKIIRPNQVWGVDITYLRMKKGFMYLFVIIDWYSRYIVDYELSSTLDKSFVLRCLKRALSCQKPEIINSDQGSHFTNPDYIKLLEDNGVKISMDGKGQCLDNARTERFFRTLKYERIYISEYETPRELRIMLNDYMKTYNTRRPHSSLGGASPVSYYLKSKLNEAA; encoded by the exons ATGAAAAAGCGTAATCAGTATTCAGCCGAGTTTAAAGCCAAGGTAGTCCTGGAAGTTCTCCGGGAAGAAGCCACTGTCAATGAGATAGCGTCTAAATATGGCATTCATCCTGTGATGGTCAATCGCTGGAAGCAGGAATTTGTAGACCGAGCTTCGGAGGTGTTCAAGAAAGGCCCCTCAGAAGCCGAAAAGGCTCTTGAAAAAGAGCAACAACATGTGGCAGAACTGGAGCGTAAAGTTGGTCAGTTAACATATGAAGTTGACTGGCTTAA AAAAAAAAATCTGACGAAATCCTCAACCGTAAACGACCGTAAGGCCTTTGTTGAGCTTAGCCATAAAAATATCACGGTAAAGCGTCAGGCTGAGTTGCTGGGGCTCAATCGGAGTAGCGCATATAGGAAACCTCCCGTCAGGACAATTAGTGATGAGGAGTTATTAATCATGCGGTTGATTGATAAAATTCATACAGATGAACCGACCTGGGGCTACCGTACCATCACGGCCATTCTCAGAAGAGAACATAAACTTGTGATTAACAAAAAACGAGTTCGCCGAATTATGCGTGATATGGGTATTTATACGTTGTATCCCAAGCCCAATCTGAGCAAACGCTACCATGCTCAATATATCCGCCCCTATCTGCTGCGCAACCTTAAAATCATCAGGCCAAACCAGGTCTGGGGTGTGGATATAACGTATTTGCGCATGAAGAAAGGGTTCATGTATCTGTTTGTCATCATCGACTGGTATAGCCGCTATATTGTAGATTACGAGCTGTCAAGTACATTGGATAAATCCTTTGTCCTGAGATGTCTAAAGCGTGCTCTAAGTTGCCAGAAGCCAGAAATTATCAATTCTGACCAGGGCAGCCATTTTACTAATCCAGACTACATCAAGTTGTTGGAAGATAATGGAGTAAAGATCTCTATGGATGGCAAGGGCCAATGTCTGGATAATGCCAGAACGGAACGATTCTTCCGCACCTTGAAATATGAACGAATCTACATAAGTGAGTACGAAACACCTCGAGAGTTGAGAATTATGCTGAATGACTACATGAAGACTTACAACACCCGCCGGCCTCATTCTTCGCTGGGTGGCGCCAGCCCAGTATCCTATTACCTCAAAAGCAAGCTCAATGAAGCTGCTTGA